The Cheilinus undulatus linkage group 17, ASM1832078v1, whole genome shotgun sequence genomic sequence atccaacacctgagtgcagtgaatgtgtctcagtgattgaagtataaagacacatgtctagaaggtccagtcactggtgaatcagtattcctggctaccattacaccatgaagacaaaagaacactccaagcaactcagagaagaggttactgaaaaatataagtcaggggatggatacaaaaacatccaaggctctggacatcccccagagttcagtttaatccatcatcaagaaatgaaggaatatggcacatgtgtgaaggagttccaagcttcagcagctgagatgggagagactctgcagacaacaaatgtcggccaggttcttcaccagtcagagctttatgggagagtggcaaagagaaagacactgttgaggaaaacaGATTCAATCTGAACTAGAGTtctccaaaaggcatgtgggagactccatggtcaattgggagaaagttctttggtctgatgggaccaaaatggagcttttggccatcagacaagatcatccccactgtgaagatctgtggtggtagcatcatgctgtggggatgcttctcaacagccaGCCCtgtaaggcttgtaaaggtagagggtaagacaagacaatgacctaaagcatacagagaaagctacacagaaatggtttgaagacaaggtgaatgttctggagtggccgagtcaaaacccagacctcaatccagtagagaatttgtggctggacttgaaaaggaatgtttctgtgcaacctgacagcttgagcagttttgagCAAAATTGTAGCGTGCAGATGTggaagcctgattgagacctacccacacagactcagtgctgtgattgcagccaaagttgCATCTATTTCTGTCAAGGTAAGTACACTTTCAAAGCCAAAACTGTActcttaatttatttaaaactaaattaaagaTGCTCccataaaagaaaacaaaatgaaacttGTTCCACAACATTCTTTAAACAAGTAAGTTGTAATAATAGTTGGCCGAAGTTCATCTTGTGGGTCTGAATAACAGCACTTTCACACAGGAGAAACCCTGCGGCAGCACCAGGAACTGTTGAGAAATCCGTGTGCTGTGAAATGCTGGCATGCTTATCTGTGATTGAAACCACACACTCCCCCCAGATACCGTAAAAGGTGCCAGATCGCTAACTGATAAAGTAATTACATTTGTTGGTTTTGGCACTGACAGGTACTCTGAATTAGAGAACACTACTGAGTACCTCTGAGGGCATTTCACAGCTTTCAGGATTTATCAGCACGGCCTTTCATCTGTTTAGAATGTTCTATGATCATCTAGATATTTCAGAAATTCCTCACTACTTTCACTTTTTAGGTGCAGTAGCTCTGCAGAATAAGGCTCTACTTCTCTTAAAACTAAATGTTTGCGATCATCCGAATGCAATGGCATTTTCCAAACAATTACACCACATTCAATTAGTGGTGTTCTAAGACATTTTCCAGCTTGAAACCATTAAATTTAACCTTTTGACTCACTTGTAAACTGACCTGACCTCCAGCCTTAAACATCCATTATTGTTTGGCTCCTGAtaaatatttacttttactttgCTGTTGAGGATGTTTGGATATGGCTGAAGAGCATTACCGTGACACAATTCGTTTCATGTTTAAGATGCACTCAGAATGAGCGGTGGGATAGTAGGAGAAGTTCAGATGTAAAACTACAACTTCCTTTGCAAAGTGCAGCACATTTAGAATGTATTAAAACCCCTtaaactttttcaattttgttgttACAGCCTGACGCTATGGTCAAAATGATTGTTTACTCTCATGAATCTACACTCAATACCTCATCataacaaagtaaaaacagaatttcagatttttttcaaatttattagaaatcaaaatctgaaatataaagagcacagtggcctccataattcccAAACAAaggaagtttggcacaacccggactcttccaagagctggtacCCCGGCCAAACTGATCAATCAGGGGAGAACTGCCTTTGTAaaagaggagaccaagaacctgatggtgactctgactgagctccagagatcctgtgtggagatgggacaaagatccagaaggacaaccatcactgcagcatcCACTCATCTGGGCTTACGACAGAGTGGTTAGATAGAGACCTCTCCTCAGTGGGGTAATAAGTGTAGATTGAtgagaatatatattttttccaacTGTGGCATCAGGTGGCAACATCAGAAAAACGAAAAAAGTGACATTCAGCCTATCACCATTCCCTTAGCAGCAAAAGTTGATCCAGAACTAACTAGGACAGTTTATTTAGGGAGCTTGAATTAATATTTAAGGCATATAGTTAAAATCAATGAGGAAGCCAATGCCAAATTGTGCATTTAATGGAAGTCACTTTCTCAGATATTTTAGAGAAATTATCAGCATTCTTAAATATCTGCAGTAGCTCGTGGTTAATATTCTTGATCCCTCTGTTTGACATCtgcaaaacatttgaaatttgaaaCATGACTTGCACatttctctgccttttcccCCCACATTAAACCCATAATGTCAATTCTAACACTGAAAAATGACACTTCTattgaacattttaacatgttaaaaatttcaaaataagctGGTTGGAATAACTCTTAGAAAGTGGAGATCTGGAAAACCACATTATCTGATCCTATATCTCACTGTCATTTCTGTTTAAGGTTCTCCCATTATCAGTAAAAGCAATTTCCAgacagatttttcttttcttcagtgCAGCAGGTGTGGTAGAGTCaaggatgtttttaaaactcCAATCCAACTAATCCCACTACAAAATCTCCAATACAAATACAGTGGTTAACTTTtctgaaaacatttatttcaggTTTATATTTAGACAAACATCTGAAGCTCATTTGCACAAATTAACCAAGTAGGAATTGAGTTTTTACACCCTGTGAATGATCCATGGTGTCGTTCTTTGATGACAAGGCTTCAACATAAAGACACAAAGGCTGAAACTCCTGTTTTAACACCACATTTATTTAAccaaaaatgtgtctttaagATGAGCTGGAGGCGGCCACTGCAGCACGTCTGGGTTTGGGGGTAGTTCCTTCCCTGAAACCATTCCTGGAAAAGGAAAAtgagaaaagttttaaaaacagattaatgGGGATAAAAGCCACAACCActgtttaacacttttttttcactaaatttGTTAAATCCATGCAGTTCACGTCTATTGGAACTGATAATAGATAAGGATTCAGTTTATAGGCATTAATTTCTCCTCAACTTTACAAAGGCTGAGAGTGTTGCTTTAATTCAGAATGAAAACTTGAAAGAGACCTGCATCATAGGCAGTGAATACAAGAATCAAACATGTGACCAGTATGAGACTGCAGCCTCCATTTGTGCCTGCCTGCTCTACACTGGAGCTAAACCTGCACCTCAAAGCATGCCAGCTTTGTTTAAAGGAATCGAAAATTACAATTTTGGAAAACTGTCAATGACAAATAAACTACTCCAACATGAGTTTTAGGAGCCATCCACACCGCAGCAAGTTTAAGAGCATCTGTAAACGTTTACTAAAGCGTTTCCTCCACAAAGGGAACTGGGGTTTTAAGAGCctgaaaatgctgtttttaagtgGGTCCAGGAGTGAGCAAATCTGCATCCGCCACCCCTTGCATctccttttccctcttttctgaATCAATCACGTCATAGCCCCCTTAACCTGCATGTGCTAAGACCGTCAACAACATGATGGCAGACTACATGATCTGCTCCTCTACCAACACCCAGAGCAACTAACGctcatggagaacagcatacgCCACATGTTCCTAGAGCCACTACAGAGTGCAACCAGAGGGACAGctaggagaaagttttgggTGCGCTTGATTCatattcttctgtttttggtGTATTTCTGTGGCGGTGTTACAGCACCACTCACATGCACGACAAACTACACAGTGTTTTAAGTGGTTTCGTGCTTACGCAATTCTTAAAACGATGCCATGTTTACAGacaacttttttaaaaggaaaaacaaatgtaTCATGTTTGCCTCCATGTGAAAAAGGCCTTATTTCAGCTTTACCAGTTGGGCTTTTCTAAGCAGACACTGACTCCACGTATGAGAAAAGACAATGGTGGCACAGTTTCTCTGACGTGTCCTAGTTAGACGAAAAGCCAAAAACCAAAGATCAGAATCCATGAACTGTAAaaaccatgacatcatcagaagTTTTTACCTCACTTTGGTCCTTTTACTTAGAATTCAAACTTATTTCAGCCAATGTGATGAATAAAAGTTTTGGTTGTGTAACTGTCTAgttcacaggtgtcaaactcaaggcccgggggccaaatccggcccgtggaacagttaaatccgccctgcaagatgatctcatatttctgttataactggcccatcagaatgagatctgcagatttcctcaagtataaagtatccttgatgatttaagatatccttgttaagtcacaaaatctgaaaaataaggAGTAAAACTATTTATAAAAGTCAGGAAGGTTGGAAAAGAAATTgatctgtgttttaattttctattttccATTTAGCATCTCaaaattaggactcaaactcaggattttgacttttaatttcatactttgagcatttcaactcaaaattttgacttgtCATAATATTTAGCTTTAAGATTAATAATTCTACATTTTAAGTCCTTTTTCGACCATTTTAaccaactattttgtattttatctcatattttcaactccaaactttggcttcataatcccataatttgaccttttagactcacaatttaaaattctgaatcagattttgacttttaatttcatgattacaaattttatttcatattttgatctttaaaactcatgatgttgactttctttctaatacattcgccttaaaaacattttttcagtttaatgttttgacctttttgaactaataaattaaCTTTTCTTAGATTGTAAGCCTTTAAACttcactttttaactttttaaatgtcaaaatcattgatcatcagtgctacgttttttttttttcttttcatattttattaccagtgaaacaaGATTGACAGTTCATGATTAAATCTtaaccctgttaggccctcaggttagtcctgaatccagaatccggcccctgctgtgatcgaCTCCCCTGGTCTAGTTCATGTAGACGCCTGGTGAACTGTCAACTCTCCACCTTACTGAGACACTCACACCAACACACAAGTGCTCCTTTTACTGTCAATGATCCTTTTGTCACTCACAGCTGCTTACCTCAGACAAAAACTGATATCATACTGAATTCATTTGTtcagacatttatttttttttaccatcacTGGTAGGCAGCACGGACAAGTACCAGGACCAAAGACCAGACGCCAGTAAACACTTGATGCTGTTTTGAGTATGCTCATTAAAGCATTCTCATCTATTTGATTTCCTGTTTCAAAAAGGATAAAACTCCTAATCAAGTACAGAGCATTTCCAGCTATAGCTGGCATTAAACGCAGTAATCTGAACTCAAACTCGATTAAAAAAAGATCCCGTTTCTGCTCAGTTACGCTGCAGAGTAAGCAAGCATGAAATCAAAATGACCATTTCTACCACAGGTATTCTGTTTACTGCTCAGTGTTTATCATCTCAGTGAAAAGCTTTGGCTGAgagtttatttagtttcagtgagGACAGTGATGATGTGATTTCTGTACACATTTGTTCAGTTTGGATCAATAATGCTTATACATAATCATATCCTCactgttttaaaagtctttaacCTCAAATTTATGATCACAAAATCAATACATACATCCAAAGgtgaaaatatttcattactCTTAACTGCGAAAAGAAATACAGCTATATAAAGCCCTGGGAGAGAGTGTCATCACAGCTAAATGAAGTTCAAGTTGAGAAATCTAAATAGTTTACTTCTGAGAAAAAGATTTATAGATGGTCATTAAATTTTACAGGGATTTTAGGAAAATATGTTAACAGTGGCTTAAAGTGAATTTTATCAAAACAGTTTGTATATGCGTTACTGATTCCCAGGAAGAAGTATTTCacttttgtgaaataaaaagcacAGACAAATCGGTTCACCTAAGTATAAGGAACCATATCAATTACAGCAGATCTCACCTGAATCTGCGGTAGACGACCTTCAGGTGTCTCAGACGGCCGGTGCCAGTGGTGTTCCTCCTCTTGGCCTTAGCGCTCCAGTTgtctacaaaacaaaaaacactcatTTACAAGGAAGCCTGACCATGTAATTAATGCAGATCAAATTGCTACTTGGGTTGAGAATTACACAATATGATGCAGGATCTCTTTACTCTACACATTACCAGATCCTAGTCATGACAGGTGAGAGGTCAGCTTGACTGCAAATTTCAACAGAAACTGCATCTTTTATCGGGGCTTTATTTTTAGGTTCTATCCTTGTGGAATCCATAAATAGTTTGACTTTCAATACAACTTTTGTGATAagtataacaaaaataaaatgcgtataaaataaataatatgacAATATAGatgcaaatgcatgcaaatgAAGCCTTCTCTGTACAGTTTAAAACCATTAAGTAGCCCTCAATATAAGGTCTGATTTCAGTACTTAAGCGGCCTAAAATTAGTTATTATCAAAGTACTCTAGTGGTCACTTTACTCTTGCAGTAAATAGTTGAGCTCTGTAAGTTTTATAAATTTATTTCCACAAGTCTAGTTTGGCTGCGAATTCTCCCAGCatataataaagaaatactAGTACGTGTAAATTAATTAATCATGTATCATATATACAAATGTAAACTTAAAGCAGGAAAACTAGCCTACATCCATGTTTGATGAATAAAATAACTGCTGAAATTTAAGACCTCATTATTCTCTCAAAGCCTTTCTTTCTCATATGTTGACTTACcagctttaaatgtttgaagACCCCACAAACATAATGCAAAACCTGCTGCTGAAACTCAAATGTCCCAGTTTGGGATCTTTATAATAAAGCATATCCATGCTATCATACAGTGTATAATGTCATAAATATGGACTTATTTTCTGATTATAAATCACTCAAATGCCAGAAAACTATTCTACATTCTATTAAAACTAGTAGAAATGTAGTCAGTGttgtttgctgttgttgctCTTCACCTAGAAAACTAAACCCTCCTATATAACCTGATTATAGCGCGTCTTTTCCAGCCCTTTAGAGACTCAACAGATTTACAACAAAGactttaagtaaaagtacagcaGCTTTCAGACTAACGTTTCATTAACCATGGGTCACTTACACTTTCTCTTGCGCTTCTCAGGGTAGCCACACTTTCCGCAGGAGGACTTCTGCAGGTGGTAGGCCTTGGACCCGCAGCGACGGCACAGGGTGTGCGTCTTGTTCCGGCGCTTACCGAAAGATGATGTTCCCTTCGTCTGAGAGGTGAGACACCACAGAGAGATCAGAAACAACTCACAAAAGATCCCCTCATGTTTAAACTTGTGAACGGTCTTGTCTCAGCGTTAAAGGGTGAATCACAGAGGTTCATTTGTTCAGACATTTGTGTTTAAGAACATCACTGACAAGACTCTGATAGGGATGCGGTGGTAGTTATACCCGCCTCAGACCTCACTAAAACGTGCTCTTTAAAAATGAGCCTCCCCGGTAAGAATTAGCTTCATTTAGCACAACAAAAGTGTTCAAACTTAATAATCTGCCTGTGTTTATACCAACAGAGAACCTCCACAGAGATACATGTAGTGACTAGCCGTTATGCTAACCTTAGCTCAAAAGCTACGACCCATCcgacaagaaaaaataaaaaattaaacgTTCACTGACACTTTTAGCCGGGATAGTCCGTCCGTACGAACACACGGTATTCTGTACTAATTTAACTTCTACTGGCTCCCTCCAGTTTAACCACCAGGCCCATTCAGAGCAGCAGCCATCGATGCTAGCGGTAGCAGAAAAAATGCCGGATGGATGCACAAGAAACAACATTAACTTTATTAAAATGGCGTTTCatctaaaaaatgatttatccaAACGATAACAGTGATTATCCGACATGGATACACCAACATCATGTGTCAGATTAACATCACAGTACTCAGATGTTGATAGATTTTCCTCCACCAGCGTTGTATCTTACCATTTTCGTCCGGTGGCTAAGGGAAAAGAGGCCGGAAGAGGGACATGCGCGGCATGAAATTACATCCGTGCGGTTTCCTGTGTAGCACGGAAATGTGTCCCCATGCCACAATTTTGCCTGTGAGTAgaatttctattatttttatgatttcttattgttttatttaataatccgatttatttcattatacatTGACCATTTGTGGAAttatttaatatgcaaattcatattatgtgtaaatatttaatgcatttttattttttacactgctttggcaGTAACTGATCCGTTCATGCTAAAAAGCAAATTGAGACTGAGAgttaaaatggaaattaaaattgAAGGACAGggattaacatttaaattttccTGCTTGGATTGTATTGTACAACTTTCAAGATTTCTTCACCAATTCTCCTGAAAAATTCACAGGtatgtaaataataataacgTAAAGTATTTGAGGAGCCAAACTATCACAAACAAAGACGATTAACATTTATAGATGAATGTTATAACATTTTctattttgtctgtattttgaTTGAGCAGTAGCTAACCTCACTACATAACCCAGGAAAATGAAGACTCATACCTGTGAACAaaattaatgaggaaaatatcCCACTTTGAGATTTATTCAGTATTCTTGGTGTTATTATCTGGTATATTAATTTCTATGGATACACAGGAAATCGGGATGCACAAACATAAAGATGCCACTTGAAGAACctaaagatagatagatagatagaaactttattaatccttttACAGGGAATTGCCGCTGTTACAGCAGTAAAAACTTTCAGACAGACCAtcatcacagaaacacacataaacacacatatatTGACAtatattcataaataaaagtagccacacacacgcacacatataaaaacacacatccatccatccatacgttcctacacaaacacatttacaataaactgacaggtttttttttttttttctctggtcAGTTTGATTTTAAGTTATTCTCTTTTAACTGACAAACTAAAACAACCAACCACTCACTGTTTAGTTGTAGAGCATTTTACGAAGAGAGCAGgtctttattatattatttattatatttattatattatttatttcattttattatcattttcaaAGGTTTATCTATTCATATTCATATAtctatttcttctttttccccCAGTAGCTTCTAGaacatgggtgtcaaactcaaggcccgggggccaaatctggcccgtggaatGATTAACTGGCCCGTAAGATCCTATCAtgtttgtattctaactggcccaccagtacgaggtctgcagatttcctccagtatgaaaatgtaaaatttaacttgattatttaaaatatccttgttaagctaaaaatctgaaaaagtaaagagtaagaaagatttcataaaaagtcaagaatgtgtggaaagaaattaatttgtgtttttatttcatgttttcaattttgcatctcaagattacaactcaaacttatgattttgactcttcatttcatactttggccttttcaaatcataatttggactttagctgtcacatttttatcttttagattcccaattgtaaactttaagtaatattttgaccttttcaaccccttactttggctttttaatcccatatttttacttttaagtacATGACTTCAActtatttctcatattttgacattttaaattaatattttttactttttatatcatattttgaccttttacactcccaattttgaatttcagtcacattttttttactttttaagtcatcattttgaattctagctcatattttgacattcagactcacaatttaaaattttaagtcacattttgacttttaaacttatgattttaagtttctcctcatatatttgctcttttaaacattctttttctatttttaatactacgttctgatcttttgaactaataaattggaatttttatcttagatttgagcctttaaacttaacattttaacttttttgagtttttaaatgatttatcatcagtgctgttttttttcctattttattactggtgaaaatgaggttgacacttatggttaaatgttgaccctgttaggccctcaggttagatctGAATCCTAAATCCGGcctctgctgtgactgagtttggcATCCCTGTTCTAGAAGCTGttactgccccctgctggttgGACATGAGGATGTTCATGAGTGCAGAATGGAGCACAGGACTGAAAGGTAAAATTATGTTTTGCTGGTTAAAAGAGAAACTAAATTATCATCTTATATAGTGAGAGTACAAAGTTGATTTACTGTGTACTTTTAAGGTGCATATTTAAGTTATGCATCAAAATAGCATCACAATAAACTACTGTAGCTCATGTATAACAAACAGGAGGTCACATGATCCACACTATTCAACTGAGTTTGCTTAAATAATCTCAATGCAAAGCTCAGTGTTGTTATCTGGTAGTCAGGACGcctcattattatcattacctGGTGAAAACTTGAATCAAAAAGGAAAGCTTAACTTTAATGTTCCATTTCTAGCACGcagtaaacaggaagtaggaa encodes the following:
- the rpl37 gene encoding 60S ribosomal protein L37 isoform X1; translation: MLFLVHPSGIFSATASIDGCCSEWAWWLNWREPVEVKLVQNTVCSYGRTIPAKSTKGTSSFGKRRNKTHTLCRRCGSKAYHLQKSSCGKCGYPEKRKRKYNWSAKAKRRNTTGTGRLRHLKVVYRRFRNGFREGTTPKPRRAAVAASSSS
- the rpl37 gene encoding 60S ribosomal protein L37 isoform X2, with translation MTKGTSSFGKRRNKTHTLCRRCGSKAYHLQKSSCGKCGYPEKRKRKYNWSAKAKRRNTTGTGRLRHLKVVYRRFRNGFREGTTPKPRRAAVAASSSS